The following are from one region of the Salvia splendens isolate huo1 chromosome 2, SspV2, whole genome shotgun sequence genome:
- the LOC121770355 gene encoding LIM domain-containing protein WLIM1-like, with protein sequence MATVAANVGPQKCTACDQTVYLVDRLAANNRVYHKACFRCHHCKGTLKLGNFNSFEGVLYCKHHFDQLFKRTGSLDKSFEGIPKFAKPEKAENENAAKVSGLFVGTKDKCRGCEKTVYPIEKVSVNGAAYHKSCFKCSYGGCTISPSNYIAHEGVLFCKHHHMQLIKAKGNLSQLECNARDPGASPTSLEVPTQ encoded by the exons ATGGCGACGGTGGCAGCAAACGTTGGACCCCAGAAATGCACTGCTTGCGATCAGACAGTGTATCTGGttgatcggctggccgccaacAACCGCGTTTATCACAAGGCCTGCTTCCGCTGCCACCACTGCAAGGGCACCCTCAAGCTAGGCAACTTCAACTCTTTCGAGGGTGTCCTTTACTGCAAGCATCACTTCGACCAGCTCTTCAAGCGAACTGGCAGCCTCGACAAGAGTTTTGAAGGCATTCCAAAGTTTGCCAAGCCTGAAAAGGCTGAAAATGAG AACGCAGCCAAGGTTTCGGGCCTGTTTGTGGGAACCAAAGACAAATGCCGGGGTTGTGAGAAGACAGTTTATCCCATTGAGAAGGTTTCTGTGAATGGAGCTGCGTACCACAAGAGCTGCTTCAAATGCAGCTACGGAGGGTGCACGATAAGCCCATCCAACTACATTGCGCATGAGGGTGTGCTCTTCTGCAAGCACCACCACATGCAGCTCATCAAGGCTAAGGGAAACCTCAGCCAGCTCGAGTGCAATGCCAGGGACCCAGGAGCATCTCCAACGTCTCTTGAGGTCCCCACTCAGTGA